The Quercus robur chromosome 7, dhQueRobu3.1, whole genome shotgun sequence genome has a segment encoding these proteins:
- the LOC126692330 gene encoding protein NRT1/ PTR FAMILY 5.5-like isoform X1 yields MASFVRITVLVWADILTAYALFVMMPYLTTVWNLNITRAAAIVNVFYGVASIMPIGMAFLVDAFIGDYRMLLLSSLAYSIGVSFLAMSTPPVLSNAAGNCGAYKPDCIGDTQKALFYTALALIAIGMSGHITSLEYFLNQQIKKNQKSDQDDSEKQQPTNQQIKKNQNSDQDESEKLEPTPCQALGMFSVIIFPIVGCIALPYIKPWSVRFGIPAICTVVATFLFTTGRSYKHSRPEGSPLTTICRVFVASASNMFRHLPPDDYPLPHTRSLRCLDKAVIKTQNQEQNRWKVCNREEVEDTKMVIRMIPMWMTFIMCGVVISIGSTYFLEQATDMNRKVGKLKVPLPILKFFYDLVKDHFKGLYVKVTKKVIPGKYVPPFGIIVAMLFSILCCITAAEVETWRLDVIRRHGLLDKPNDSKEKIPMSMFCLLPQFLLLGAVEGMSNLSIDQFFTNQAPASMRRYLNLFTHGVIGAGTVGSVLSVYVVGKVSERGGRPNWFQDTLNKSRLDNYYWTLTVLSSINLILYILVASQYTYKDPPNEDDDKATKNEGSA; encoded by the exons ATGGCATCCTTTGTCAGAATAACAG TTCTGGTATGGGCTGATATACTAACAGCTTATGCCTTGTTTGTGATGATGCCATACTTGACAACTGTCTGGAATCTTAACATTACCCGTGCTGCTGCAATTGTGAATGTGTTTTATGGTGTTGCGAGTATAATGCCTATAGGCATGGCCTTCCTTGTTGATGCTTTCATTGGTGACTATAGGATGCTCTTGCTCTCCAGTCTTGCTTATAGCATT GGGGTGAGCTTCTTGGCAATGTCAACACCACCTGTCCTTTCTAATGCTGCAGGAAACTGTGGTGCATACAAGCCAGATTGCATTGGTGATACCCAAAAGGCTCTCTTCTATACAGCGTTGGCACTCATAGCTATTGGGATGTCTGGTCATATCACATCCTTAGAGTATTTCCTgaatcaacaaataaaaaagaaccaaaaaagtgATCAAGATGATTCAGAAAAACAACAGCCAAcaaatcaacaaataaaaaagaaccaaaacaGTGATCAAGATGAATCAGAAAAGCTAGAGCCAACACCATGTCAAGCGTTAGGCATGTTTAGTGTGATTATTTTTCCAATTGTTGGATGTATTGCACTTCCGTACATAAAGCCATGGTCTGTCCGATTTGGAATACCAGCAATATGTACTGTAGTGGCAACTTTTCTATTCACAACTGGCCGTTCATACAAACATTCTAGACCAGAGGGGAGTCCTCTTACAACTATATGTAGAGTCTTTGTAGCCTCTGCTTCCAATATGTTTCGTCATCTCCCACCAGATGATTATCCGCTGCCTCACACCCGGAGCCtcag GTGCCTTGACAAGGCtgtaatcaaaacccaaaatcaagagCAAAATAGATGGAAAGTTTGCAACAGAGAAGAGGTGGAGGATACTAAAATGGTTATACGCATGATACCCATGTGGATGACATTCATTATGTGTGGGGTTGTGATTTCCATAGGCAGCACTTATTTTTTAGAGCAAGCAACTGATATGAATCGCAAGGTTGGAAAATTGAAGGTCCCTCTTcctatattaaaatttttctatgaCCTTGTAAAAGACCATTTCAAAGGTCTGTATGTCAAAGTAACTAAAAAAGTAATTCCAGGAAAATATGTACCCCCCTTTGGAATCATAGTAGCAATGCTGTTTTCTATACTATGTTGTATCACAGCTGCAGAAGTGGAAACCTGGAGGCTAGACGTGATTAGAAGGCACGGGTTGCTTGACAAACCTAATGACAGCAAGGAGAAAATTCCAATGAGCATGTTCTGCCTTCTTCCACAGTTTCTCCTTCTTGGTGCTGTTGAAGGAATGTCTAACCTCAGCATTGATCAATTCTTCACTAATCAAGCTCCTGCCTCAATGAGGCGCTACTTGAATCTTTTCACCCACGGTGTTATTGGAGCAGGAACTGTGGGTAGTGTCCTTTCAGTTTATGTTGTGGGTAAGGTCAGTGAAAGGGGAGGAAGACCAAATTGGTTTCAGGACACACTGAATAAAAGTCGATTGGATAACTACTATTGGACACTGACAGTGTTGAGTTCTATAAATCTTATTTTGTACATCTTGGTGGCATCGCAGTACACCTATAAAGACCCACCAAATGAAGATGACGATAAAGCAACAAAGAATGAAGGATCTGCCTAG
- the LOC126692333 gene encoding protein ENDOPLASMIC RETICULUM-ARRESTED PEN3, giving the protein MGDENSNSAPGPHHNDRIKLNVGGKLFETTLSTIQSGGSDSLLAALSNRTTDDPNPSPVFIDRDPEIFSVLLSLLRSNRLPSTSRRFSKQELADEALYYGIESHLKSAMSPPPFAGIDASVVSTIRPASEGLPSAFTAAAGDGSIWIAHGGQISSYDWNLYHTATIRTHLEYITSICRVWPEIAVLGSQSAAGLHFYNFSGGRHVGTTQWTDPTDTRIYKARVTAIADSENSIFASFDCPHKENCVLVIDKSTLQIASELGRRSGNSAKHIVPGKLTWIPEKNLLVGTAVTGGAFGYSGYIRLWDARSGDVVWETSEPGSGRSSRYGDSFADVAVDTDESTLYKICSKSGDLGMADVRKLGDDPWVYLKDRNPSMRNTTSGGGGGNSVIQCYKKQVFVGRGGGLEVWSRVEGRENGVENESEEGFLHRRNFVDKVEDCERGIITRIEGGGDRLFVSRENVEGIEVWESSHSSGTVSAL; this is encoded by the coding sequence ATGGGCGACGAAAATTCCAATTCTGCCCCTGGACCCCACCACAACGACCGTATCAAGCTCAACGTTGGTGGCAAGCTCTTCGAAACCACACTCTCAACCATACAGTCCGGTGGCTCCGATTCACTCTTAGCCGCCTTATCGAACCGGACCACTGACGACCCGAACCCGAGCCCGGTTTTCATAGACCGTGACCCGGAGATATTCTCTGTCCTCCTCTCTCTCCTCCGATCGAATCGCCTCCCCTCCACGTCTCGCCGATTCTCCAAACAAGAGCTCGCCGATGAAGCTCTCTACTACGGCATCGAATCGCATCTCAAGTCGGCGATGTCTCCTCCTCCTTTCGCCGGAATCGACGCCTCCGTCGTCTCCACCATCCGTCCTGCCTCCGAAGGACTTCCCTCGGCGTTCACAGCCGCCGCCGGCGATGGATCGATCTGGATCGCTCATGGCGGTCAGATCTCGAGCTACGATTGGAATCTCTACCACACCGCGACGATTCGGACTCACTTGGAATATATCACCTCGATCTGCAGAGTTTGGCCGGAGATCGCAGTTTTAGGATCACAATCCGCCGCCGGACTTCACTTCTACAATTTCTCCGGCGGCCGCCACGTCGGCACCACGCAGTGGACCGACCCGACCGACACGCGTATCTACAAAGCGCGAGTCACAGCAATCGCCGACTCAGAGAATTCGATATTCGCCTCTTTCGATTGCCCGCACAAAGAGAATTGCGTGCTCGTGATCGACAAATCGACGCTCCAGATCGCGTCGGAGCTCGGCCGCCGGTCCGGAAACTCCGCAAAACACATCGTCCCCGGAAAGCTGACGTGGATCCCGGAGAAAAACCTTCTAGTCGGAACCGCCGTCACTGGCGGCGCTTTCGGCTACTCAGGGTACATCAGATTGTGGGACGCGAGGTCTGGCGATGTGGTTTGGGAAACGAGCGAGCCAGGTTCGGGTCGCAGCAGTAGGTACGGAGACTCGTTCGCTGACGTGGCGGTTGACACGGACGAGTCAACTCTGTACAAAATATGTTCGAAATCGGGTGATTTGGGAATGGCAGATGTTCGTAAATTAGGGGACGATCCGTGGGTATATTTGAAAGATAGGAACCCAAGTATGAGAAACACAACAAGTGGAGGAGGTGGGGGCAATAGCGTAATTCAGTGTTATAAGAAGCAAGTGTTTGTGGGAAGAGGTGGGGGTTTAGAGGTTTGGTCAAGAGTGGAAGGAAGAGAAAATGGAGTGGAAAATGAGAGTGAAGAGGGTTTTTTACATAGGAGGAATTTTGTGGACAAAGTTGAGGATTGTGAGAGAGGGATTATTACAAGAATTGAAGGTGGTGGGGATAGGTTGTTTGTTAGTAGAGAAAATGTTGAGGGTATTGAGGTTTGGGAAAGTTCTCATTCTTCCGGTACTGTTTCAGCTTTGTGA